In Crinalium epipsammum PCC 9333, the following are encoded in one genomic region:
- the holA gene encoding DNA polymerase III subunit delta: protein MIIALIGDDDYNIKKRVASLLGELDPKWKDFNYHRFSGDTQLKSAINCALTPAFGDQKHKLVVIEECHFGNWGETALKLFELLPKIHICTKLVFVATNIDKRLKVTKGLLKHAKLIEFNLAPPWRTDLISGAIAAQAKALKLTLNRECLDYLTEAIGNNSARAESELTKLATYSTTQKLTLQDIQELVPTLTQNSLQLAEAMRKNDPHKAMAWLNELLARGEMPIVVVRTLQTQFRTWLWVKSAIASGMKQDLEIAKFCNLGNPKRVYFLKQEVAKCTVASLSTAQRTLLELEVALKQGESPTQLMLPYILNVTILF from the coding sequence ATGATTATTGCATTAATTGGAGATGATGATTACAACATCAAGAAAAGAGTAGCTTCACTACTGGGGGAATTAGACCCAAAGTGGAAGGATTTTAACTACCACAGATTTTCTGGAGACACCCAATTAAAAAGCGCAATTAACTGTGCGCTCACACCAGCTTTTGGGGATCAAAAACATAAGCTTGTGGTGATAGAAGAATGTCACTTTGGCAATTGGGGAGAAACAGCCCTAAAACTATTTGAGCTACTACCTAAAATTCACATCTGCACTAAGTTGGTGTTTGTAGCAACGAATATAGACAAACGGCTCAAAGTTACCAAGGGATTACTAAAACACGCCAAATTGATAGAGTTCAATCTAGCTCCGCCCTGGCGAACTGATTTAATCAGTGGTGCGATCGCAGCCCAAGCCAAAGCACTCAAACTAACCCTCAATAGAGAATGCCTTGACTACCTAACAGAAGCCATAGGCAATAACTCTGCGCGGGCTGAATCCGAACTCACCAAACTAGCAACTTACAGCACCACCCAGAAGCTAACACTCCAAGATATTCAAGAGTTAGTACCAACGCTTACTCAAAATAGTTTACAGCTAGCAGAAGCCATGAGGAAAAACGACCCTCATAAAGCGATGGCATGGCTAAACGAACTACTAGCTCGCGGTGAAATGCCCATTGTTGTCGTGAGGACACTGCAAACTCAATTCAGAACTTGGCTGTGGGTAAAATCTGCGATCGCATCAGGAATGAAACAAGATTTAGAAATAGCTAAATTCTGCAATCTTGGTAATCCTAAGCGTGTTTATTTCCTTAAACAGGAAGTAGCAAAGTGTACAGTTGCATCTCTCAGTACAGCACAACGAACATTGCTGGAATTGGAGGTAGCACTAAAGCAAGGGGAGTCTCCAACCCAACTAATGCTTCCGTACATTCTAAATGTTACCATACTGTTCTAG
- a CDS encoding DUF6876 family protein encodes MELTQVDIDQCTRTQKTYVHRLGIAETYAHRVGITEIHYTEGVHLVATKGKAFWLLAAILSYQNSPVIKQTELKDFQLWELNVSENKTAVLTCRIDDDLPPLISQKIAITDFPLPYLRLIYFSDVLRLFSECK; translated from the coding sequence ATGGAACTTACACAAGTAGACATAGACCAATGCACCCGAACTCAAAAAACCTATGTGCATAGACTAGGGATAGCAGAAACCTACGCACATAGAGTGGGTATAACAGAAATTCATTACACCGAAGGAGTGCATTTAGTAGCAACCAAAGGCAAGGCGTTTTGGCTACTAGCGGCAATACTTTCATATCAAAATAGCCCCGTAATAAAACAAACTGAATTAAAGGATTTTCAACTATGGGAATTGAATGTTTCTGAAAACAAAACCGCAGTACTAACTTGCAGAATTGATGATGATTTACCCCCGCTAATTTCACAAAAAATTGCCATTACAGATTTCCCCTTACCGTACCTGCGATTAATCTACTTCAGTGATGTACTCAGATTATTTTCAGAATGTAAATAA
- a CDS encoding DUF6876 family protein, whose protein sequence is MTLTQADIDQSRISENNYSHSIGSLKINYTDGVYLVATESKAFWLLNVILSYQIYPVLNSHELKRFQLWELTVNEDKSALVTCRKSENSSIIFSQKFEKTDFPLPLLQLYLIDGTLMLPSEN, encoded by the coding sequence ATGACGCTGACACAAGCAGATATTGATCAGTCCAGAATAAGTGAAAACAATTATAGCCATTCTATAGGTAGTTTGAAAATCAATTATACGGATGGAGTATACCTAGTAGCAACTGAAAGCAAAGCTTTTTGGTTGCTAAATGTGATTTTATCTTACCAAATTTATCCAGTTTTAAACTCACATGAATTAAAAAGATTTCAACTTTGGGAATTAACTGTTAATGAAGATAAAAGTGCTTTAGTTACTTGCAGAAAGAGCGAAAATTCATCTATAATATTTTCACAAAAATTTGAAAAAACAGACTTCCCACTACCTTTGCTACAACTATATTTAATTGACGGAACCTTAATGCTACCCTCTGAAAACTAA